The Methylobacterium currus genome contains a region encoding:
- a CDS encoding SlyX family protein: MTPDPESRLDALEARIAHQDATIEDLNRIVTEQWSAIDALTRHVAALRERVREMAERPAETGDEPPPPHY; the protein is encoded by the coding sequence ATGACCCCGGACCCCGAATCCCGCCTCGACGCCCTGGAAGCCCGCATCGCCCACCAGGACGCCACGATCGAGGACCTGAACCGCATCGTCACCGAGCAGTGGAGCGCGATCGATGCCCTGACGCGGCACGTCGCCGCCCTGCGCGAGCGGGTGCGCGAGATGGCCGAGCGCCCGGCCGAGACCGGCGACGAGCCGCCGCCGCCCCACTACTGA
- a CDS encoding L,D-transpeptidase family protein, with the protein MLTRVSLTGSLGLALLAAAAIPALAQDRGGSLAQAEWAQNYDSAATMRVQRSNTPILSPQTLAATEQMVERYRDIVARGGWQSISGAERLRVGSKSPAVTALRQRLIASGDLDPAAGSSPVYDSYVEAGVRRFQARHGLNQTGAMNVTTVQAMNVPADVRLRQLELNAVRLRSYSGNLGERYVIVNIPAALVETVEGDHVATRHAAGVGKIDRQSPIMNAKIQEVNFNPYWTVPASIIKKDLIPKMQKDPSYLTDNKIRIFNGDREIPPAQVNWHSDEATRYRFRQDPGVDLNSMGFVRINIPNPHGVYMHDTPAKGIFGDDFRFVSSGCVRVQNVRDYVSWILQGTPNANPDTIESIIQSGQRVDARPLAPIPVYWTYITAWSTPDGLVQFRDDIYKRDGAGAPTASMAAAAAGPRNFNPDADDDQTN; encoded by the coding sequence ATGCTGACACGCGTTTCCCTCACCGGTTCGCTCGGCCTGGCTCTCCTGGCCGCGGCCGCCATCCCGGCCCTGGCGCAGGACCGGGGCGGGTCGCTGGCCCAGGCCGAGTGGGCGCAGAACTACGATTCCGCCGCGACGATGCGGGTGCAGCGCTCCAACACGCCGATCCTCTCGCCCCAGACCCTGGCGGCGACCGAGCAGATGGTCGAGCGCTACCGCGACATCGTGGCCCGCGGCGGCTGGCAGTCGATCTCCGGCGCCGAGCGCCTGCGCGTCGGCTCGAAGAGCCCGGCGGTGACGGCCCTGCGCCAGCGCCTGATCGCCTCCGGCGACCTCGACCCGGCCGCCGGCTCCTCGCCGGTCTATGATTCCTACGTCGAGGCCGGCGTGCGCCGCTTCCAGGCCCGCCACGGCCTGAACCAGACCGGCGCGATGAACGTCACCACCGTGCAGGCGATGAACGTGCCGGCCGACGTGCGCCTGCGCCAGCTCGAGCTGAACGCGGTGCGCCTGCGCTCCTATTCGGGCAATCTCGGCGAGCGCTACGTCATCGTCAACATCCCGGCGGCGCTCGTCGAGACCGTCGAGGGCGACCACGTCGCGACCCGCCACGCCGCCGGCGTCGGCAAGATCGACCGCCAGTCGCCGATCATGAATGCCAAGATCCAGGAGGTGAACTTCAACCCCTACTGGACCGTGCCGGCCTCGATCATCAAGAAGGACCTGATCCCGAAGATGCAGAAGGATCCGTCCTACCTGACGGACAACAAGATCCGCATCTTCAACGGCGACCGCGAGATCCCGCCGGCCCAGGTCAACTGGCATTCCGACGAGGCGACCCGCTACCGCTTCCGCCAGGATCCGGGCGTCGACCTGAACTCGATGGGCTTCGTGCGGATCAACATCCCGAACCCGCACGGCGTGTACATGCACGACACGCCGGCCAAGGGCATCTTCGGCGACGATTTCCGCTTCGTCTCCTCGGGCTGCGTGCGCGTGCAGAACGTGCGCGACTACGTGTCCTGGATCCTGCAGGGCACCCCGAACGCCAACCCGGACACGATCGAGTCGATCATCCAGAGCGGCCAGCGGGTCGATGCCCGGCCGCTGGCGCCGATCCCGGTCTACTGGACCTACATCACCGCCTGGTCGACCCCGGACGGCCTCGTGCAGTTCCGCGACGACATCTACAAGCGCGACGGCGCCGGCGCCCCGACCGCCTCGATGGCGGCCGCCGCCGCCGGCCCGCGCAACTTCAACCCCGACGCCGACGACGACCAGACCAACTGA
- a CDS encoding copper chaperone PCu(A)C yields the protein MTLSLRAGLAAALSLAAAPALAHAVLAVTQASPNQTYRGVVQIGHGCDGKPTTGITVTIPDGVIAAKPMPKAGWELSTEKGAYTRAYPSYHGTVSEGVKTITWKGGSLPDDLYDEFVFQARLTDAVAPGGTVYFPVRQDCDGAVVDWREVPAAGQSARDLKTPAPGVRIVAAAAAAPAAPASVKAGDLTIEAPWIRATPGGAKVAGGYLQVTNTGKEPDRLVSASIPLAGRGEVHQMAMDKGVAKMAPVEAGLVIKPGETVVLKPGGYHLMFMDLTGPVKAGDAVEGTLTFARAGTVPVRFAVGAIGAAAPEAAGGHQHH from the coding sequence ATGACCCTCTCGCTCCGCGCCGGCCTCGCCGCCGCCCTCTCCCTTGCTGCCGCCCCCGCCCTCGCCCACGCGGTCCTCGCCGTCACGCAGGCGAGCCCGAACCAGACCTATCGCGGCGTGGTCCAGATCGGCCATGGCTGCGACGGCAAGCCGACCACCGGCATCACCGTCACGATCCCCGACGGGGTGATCGCGGCCAAGCCCATGCCGAAGGCCGGCTGGGAGCTCAGCACCGAGAAGGGGGCCTATACCCGCGCCTATCCGTCGTATCACGGCACGGTCTCGGAGGGCGTGAAGACGATCACCTGGAAGGGCGGCTCCCTGCCCGACGACCTTTACGACGAGTTCGTGTTCCAGGCCCGCCTCACCGATGCGGTCGCGCCGGGGGGCACGGTCTACTTCCCGGTGCGCCAGGATTGCGACGGCGCCGTCGTCGACTGGCGCGAGGTGCCGGCCGCCGGCCAATCCGCCCGCGACCTGAAGACCCCGGCCCCGGGCGTGCGCATCGTGGCGGCCGCCGCCGCGGCGCCGGCCGCGCCGGCCTCCGTCAAGGCCGGCGACCTCACCATCGAGGCCCCGTGGATCCGCGCCACCCCCGGGGGCGCCAAGGTGGCGGGCGGCTACCTGCAGGTCACCAATACCGGCAAGGAGCCCGACCGGCTGGTCTCGGCCTCGATCCCGCTCGCGGGACGGGGCGAGGTGCACCAGATGGCGATGGACAAGGGCGTGGCGAAGATGGCGCCGGTGGAAGCCGGCCTCGTCATCAAGCCCGGCGAGACCGTGGTGCTCAAGCCCGGCGGCTACCACCTGATGTTCATGGACCTGACCGGCCCGGTGAAGGCCGGCGACGCCGTCGAGGGCACCCTCACCTTCGCCCGCGCCGGGACGGTGCCGGTGCGCTTCGCCGTCGGCGCCATCGGCGCCGCGGCGCCGGAGGCCGCGGGCGGGCACCAGCATCATTGA
- a CDS encoding Lrp/AsnC family transcriptional regulator, whose product MPARLDAIDWAILRELQADGSITNVELARRVGLSAPPCLRRVRALEEAGIIRGYRALLEPKALGYEVMCFAMVQLAAQGQAELAAFAAEMRDWPMVRECWTLSGETDFLLKCVAPNLGAFQQLVGHLTGLPNVRTVRTALALDQIKDEPIAPLDGPAAEL is encoded by the coding sequence TTGCCCGCCCGCCTCGACGCCATCGACTGGGCGATCCTCCGGGAGCTGCAGGCCGACGGCTCCATCACCAACGTGGAGCTGGCGCGGCGCGTCGGCCTGTCGGCGCCGCCCTGCCTGCGCCGGGTCCGCGCGCTGGAGGAGGCGGGCATCATCCGCGGCTACCGCGCCCTGCTGGAGCCGAAGGCGCTCGGCTACGAGGTGATGTGCTTCGCCATGGTGCAACTCGCAGCCCAAGGCCAGGCGGAGCTCGCCGCCTTCGCGGCCGAGATGCGCGACTGGCCGATGGTGCGGGAATGCTGGACCCTCTCGGGCGAGACCGACTTCCTGCTCAAATGCGTCGCGCCGAATCTCGGCGCCTTCCAGCAGCTCGTCGGGCACCTGACCGGCCTGCCCAACGTGCGCACGGTGCGCACGGCGCTCGCTCTGGACCAGATCAAGGACGAGCCGATCGCCCCCCTCGACGGGCCCGCGGCCGAGCTGTGA
- a CDS encoding bifunctional folylpolyglutamate synthase/dihydrofolate synthase: MPSPSDALPLCTVLGRLDRLTDWEKRPRGGMRVGLEPMRDLLHRLGTPQASLRVIHVGGTKGKGSVCALIEAGLMRAGLRVGRYASPHVESVTERVCLQGRPVEDARLALALARALDAHEAAGRDGTAGRDATWFDVLTAAALTIFGEAELDWAVIEVGLGGRLDSTNAVGSEVAVVTNVALEHTEILGHTRAAIAAEKVGILKPGAALVTTLSPDDEAGAVASARAAALSCPVLRPGLPDGASIDEENAALAGLVLDHLGRRGALGRDGTPLRSSFLDAAARASARLPGRLERRRMRTATGAVPVVLDGAHVPFNLAAVLRDLARAPDLPGPCTALVALAGDKDAAGFLAALARHGASVVATEMPERRGHAAAALRALAAAEGMEAEAVAAPDAGLTRAADLAALRGGWLLVTGSLHLVGALRAATEA; this comes from the coding sequence GTGCCCTCACCCTCCGACGCTCTCCCCCTGTGCACCGTCCTCGGCCGCCTCGACCGCCTGACCGACTGGGAGAAGCGGCCGCGGGGCGGGATGCGGGTCGGCCTCGAGCCGATGCGCGACCTGCTGCACCGGCTCGGCACGCCGCAGGCGTCCTTGCGGGTGATCCATGTCGGCGGCACCAAGGGCAAGGGCTCGGTCTGCGCGCTGATCGAGGCCGGGCTGATGCGGGCCGGCCTGCGGGTCGGGCGCTACGCCTCGCCCCACGTCGAATCGGTCACCGAGCGGGTCTGCCTCCAGGGCCGGCCGGTGGAGGATGCGCGCCTCGCGCTCGCGCTCGCCCGGGCGCTCGACGCCCACGAGGCGGCGGGCCGCGACGGCACGGCGGGCCGGGACGCGACCTGGTTCGACGTGCTGACGGCCGCCGCGCTCACGATCTTCGGCGAGGCGGAGCTCGACTGGGCGGTGATCGAGGTCGGCCTCGGCGGGCGGCTCGATTCGACCAACGCGGTGGGGAGCGAGGTCGCGGTCGTCACCAACGTCGCCCTCGAGCACACCGAGATCCTCGGGCACACCCGCGCGGCCATCGCCGCCGAGAAGGTCGGCATCCTCAAGCCCGGTGCGGCGCTCGTCACCACGCTCAGCCCCGACGACGAGGCCGGAGCGGTCGCATCCGCCCGCGCCGCCGCCCTCTCGTGCCCGGTGCTGCGGCCGGGGCTTCCCGACGGCGCCTCGATCGACGAGGAGAATGCCGCCCTCGCCGGCCTCGTCCTCGACCATCTCGGCCGCCGGGGCGCGCTCGGCCGCGACGGCACCCCCCTGCGTTCAAGCTTCCTCGACGCCGCTGCCCGCGCGAGCGCTCGCCTGCCCGGGCGGCTCGAGCGCCGGCGGATGCGGACCGCCACCGGTGCGGTGCCGGTGGTGCTCGACGGAGCCCATGTGCCGTTCAACCTCGCGGCGGTCCTGCGCGACCTCGCGCGCGCGCCCGACCTCCCGGGTCCCTGCACCGCCCTCGTGGCTCTGGCGGGCGACAAGGACGCGGCGGGGTTCCTCGCGGCCCTGGCCCGGCACGGGGCGAGCGTGGTCGCGACCGAGATGCCGGAGCGGCGCGGGCACGCCGCCGCGGCGCTCCGGGCGCTCGCCGCGGCCGAGGGGATGGAGGCCGAGGCGGTGGCCGCCCCGGATGCAGGCCTCACCCGTGCGGCGGACCTCGCCGCACTGCGGGGCGGCTGGCTCCTGGTGACCGGCTCGCTCCACCTCGTCGGGGCCTTGCGGGCGGCGACGGAGGCCTAA
- a CDS encoding LrgB family protein, which produces MTGEFALWVFLSRTPLLWLTVTLTAYVIADRISAATGRHPLANPVLHAIWMVGLVLVVTRTPYAVYFEGAQFVHFLLGPATVALAIPLYEHRKTVTRVLVPMLAALAVGSTVALVTGIGTAKLLGVPDPILIALAPKSVTASVAMGITSALGGDPTLTAVLVILTGILGAIMVTPLLDRLGIRDYRARGFAAGLAAHGIGTARAFQVSEVAGTFAGIAMGLNAFLTAVLVPLALSVLR; this is translated from the coding sequence ATGACGGGCGAGTTCGCCCTCTGGGTCTTCCTGTCGCGCACGCCGCTCCTGTGGCTCACCGTGACGCTCACCGCCTACGTCATCGCCGACCGGATCTCCGCCGCCACCGGGCGCCATCCGCTGGCGAACCCCGTGCTGCACGCGATCTGGATGGTCGGCCTGGTGCTGGTCGTCACCCGCACGCCCTACGCGGTCTATTTCGAGGGCGCGCAATTCGTGCACTTCCTGCTCGGCCCCGCCACGGTGGCGCTGGCGATCCCGCTCTACGAGCACCGCAAGACCGTGACCCGGGTGCTGGTGCCGATGCTGGCCGCCCTGGCGGTCGGCTCCACGGTCGCCCTCGTCACCGGCATCGGCACCGCGAAGCTCCTCGGCGTGCCGGATCCGATCCTGATCGCGCTGGCGCCGAAATCCGTGACCGCCAGCGTCGCCATGGGCATCACCTCGGCGCTCGGCGGCGACCCGACGCTGACCGCCGTGCTGGTGATCCTCACCGGCATCCTCGGCGCGATCATGGTCACGCCGCTCCTCGACCGTCTCGGGATAAGGGATTACCGCGCCCGCGGCTTCGCGGCGGGCTTGGCCGCCCACGGCATCGGCACCGCCCGCGCCTTTCAGGTCAGCGAGGTCGCCGGCACCTTCGCTGGCATCGCCATGGGTCTCAACGCCTTCCTGACCGCCGTGCTGGTGCCGCTGGCGCTGTCGGTGCTGCGTTAG
- a CDS encoding CidA/LrgA family protein, which translates to MILSLTLLLLCQLAGEIVARAFALPVPGPVVGMALLLGVLALRDRRPGGLPAPLTDGTLERTGKGLLAHLSLLFVPAGAGVIGRLDVLAAHGLALAVALVVSTALALVATVTTFSYVARRTGR; encoded by the coding sequence ATGATCCTCAGCCTGACCCTGCTGCTGCTCTGCCAGCTCGCCGGCGAGATCGTCGCCCGCGCCTTCGCGCTGCCGGTCCCGGGCCCGGTCGTCGGCATGGCGCTGCTCCTCGGGGTGCTGGCCCTGCGCGACCGGCGCCCCGGCGGGCTGCCGGCGCCGCTGACCGACGGCACGCTGGAGCGGACCGGCAAGGGGCTGCTCGCCCACCTGTCGCTGCTGTTCGTGCCGGCGGGCGCCGGGGTGATCGGCCGGCTCGACGTGCTGGCCGCCCACGGCCTCGCGCTCGCCGTCGCGCTGGTGGTCTCGACGGCGCTGGCGCTCGTCGCCACGGTCACCACCTTCTCGTATGTCGCGCGGCGGACCGGGCGATGA
- a CDS encoding glutamine amidotransferase encodes MVSPFVMPEPGLKPVLLILHQEQSTPGRLGRLFQERGHPLDIRRPRFGDPLPETMRDHAGAVIFGGPMSANDGDAFVRQEIDWIQVPLREERPFLGLCLGAQMLAKCLGATVCAHPEGRAEIGYYPLLPTEAGRDFAGEIGQPWPSHVYHWHREGFTCPGGADTLATGDDFPTQAIRVGPAAFGLQFHPEVTHAMICRWTVRAAERLRLPGAQDRARQIEGRLMHDGRVVAWLDAFLDHWLAGAGARPEPLAAS; translated from the coding sequence ATGGTGAGTCCCTTCGTGATGCCGGAGCCCGGGCTGAAGCCCGTGCTGCTGATCCTGCACCAGGAGCAATCCACGCCCGGCCGCCTTGGCCGGCTGTTCCAGGAGCGCGGCCACCCCCTCGACATCCGCCGCCCCCGCTTCGGCGATCCGCTCCCCGAGACGATGCGGGATCATGCCGGCGCGGTGATCTTCGGCGGTCCCATGAGCGCCAATGACGGCGACGCCTTCGTGCGCCAGGAGATCGACTGGATCCAGGTGCCCTTGCGCGAGGAGCGGCCCTTCCTCGGCCTGTGCCTCGGCGCGCAGATGCTGGCGAAGTGTCTCGGCGCCACGGTCTGCGCCCATCCGGAGGGGCGCGCCGAGATCGGCTACTATCCCCTGCTGCCGACCGAGGCGGGGCGCGACTTCGCCGGCGAGATCGGCCAGCCCTGGCCGTCGCACGTCTATCACTGGCATCGGGAGGGCTTCACCTGCCCGGGGGGGGCCGACACGCTGGCCACCGGCGACGATTTTCCGACCCAGGCGATCCGGGTCGGGCCGGCGGCCTTCGGCCTCCAGTTCCACCCGGAGGTCACGCACGCGATGATCTGCCGCTGGACCGTGCGGGCCGCCGAGCGCCTGCGCCTGCCCGGCGCGCAGGACCGGGCGCGGCAGATCGAGGGCCGGTTGATGCATGACGGCCGCGTGGTGGCCTGGCTCGACGCCTTCCTCGACCACTGGCTCGCCGGGGCGGGGGCGAGGCCGGAGCCCCTGGCCGCCTCGTGA
- a CDS encoding TerB family tellurite resistance protein, producing the protein MPLIARLRAYAAEMFGAPASPPDPEAEQHLAAVALLVHVARVDGTLAVVERDRLARLLTHRFAPSEAQAKALIEQAISFDDETRDVAELVEMIGRDVPEEERRGLLGLAWAVAAADGEVHEFEDDLVWRVGQLLGFDDAAITATRAVALSGLPTQQVPAR; encoded by the coding sequence ATGCCTCTGATCGCCCGCCTTCGCGCCTACGCCGCCGAGATGTTCGGCGCGCCTGCCTCGCCGCCCGACCCGGAGGCGGAGCAGCACCTCGCCGCCGTCGCCCTGCTCGTCCACGTGGCGCGGGTCGACGGCACGCTGGCAGTGGTGGAGCGCGACCGGCTCGCGCGTCTCCTGACCCACCGCTTCGCGCCCAGCGAGGCGCAGGCCAAGGCGCTGATCGAGCAGGCCATCAGCTTCGACGACGAGACCCGCGACGTGGCCGAGCTCGTCGAGATGATCGGCCGCGACGTGCCGGAGGAGGAGCGGCGCGGGCTCCTCGGCCTCGCCTGGGCGGTGGCCGCCGCCGACGGGGAGGTGCACGAATTCGAGGACGACCTCGTCTGGCGCGTCGGCCAGCTCCTCGGCTTCGACGATGCCGCCATCACCGCCACGCGGGCGGTCGCCCTGTCGGGGCTGCCGACCCAGCAGGTGCCGGCCCGATGA
- a CDS encoding glycosyltransferase, with amino-acid sequence MVQYLVDFAPTLFVLAFFFLFSLNWPRNATWARAITCLVVLGVALRYLAWRFVATVLAYPYDGSFGFFWTWFVFLVELGAFADILLFLVAMSRTVDRSAEADRREREFFVRDAADLPTIDVFIPTYNEPIDVLERTIVGALALDYPRDKLTVYVLDDKRRGWLKEYCDRKGAIHVTRPDNSHAKAGNMNHGLTVSSGDFIAIFDADFVPYRTFLRRTVPFFTDPTIGIVQTPQHFFNKDPVQSNLSLEKVWPDEQRLFFDEMAASRDAWDVSFCCGSCSIARRSALDEIGGFPHDSITEDLLTTLALLNRGYTTRYLNERLSMGLAAENLKGYFVQRGRWCRGGIQTIYLHNGPLRGPGLTLFQRFMFLPLSWLVQYTVRFVILVVPAVYLWTGAAPLYFTGTQDIVWYQLPVLAAYFLLMGWLTPTRYLPLVSSAVGAFATFRILPVVISSLVKPFGVPFRVTPKGSGNEDSAFDAYTFFSIAFWIAVTALGLVVNVVPEWSRIGEGEFSVVSAWWAVINIAVLMVAALICFEKPRPLLDSFATNEPARIEHEDAAFAGRITSLSLEGGIVEFDGQPALRAGDQVIVEMERFPHLRSTVEAVSRLAGGGFAMKFRYLLEGECRDRMIVKLYTGQYSQDIHELDRSAIASGLWSRMFGRTVRATA; translated from the coding sequence GTGGTTCAGTATCTCGTAGATTTCGCCCCGACGCTCTTCGTCCTGGCCTTCTTCTTCCTGTTCAGCCTGAATTGGCCGCGCAACGCCACCTGGGCGCGGGCGATCACCTGCCTCGTCGTGCTGGGAGTCGCCCTGCGCTACCTCGCCTGGCGTTTCGTCGCGACGGTGCTGGCCTATCCCTATGACGGGAGCTTCGGCTTCTTCTGGACGTGGTTCGTCTTCCTGGTCGAGCTCGGCGCCTTCGCCGACATCCTGCTGTTCCTGGTCGCGATGAGCCGCACCGTCGACCGCAGCGCCGAGGCCGACCGTCGCGAGCGGGAGTTCTTCGTCCGCGACGCCGCCGACCTGCCGACGATCGACGTGTTCATCCCGACCTACAACGAGCCGATCGACGTCCTGGAGCGCACCATCGTCGGCGCGCTCGCCCTCGACTACCCCCGCGACAAGCTCACGGTCTACGTCCTCGACGACAAGCGGCGCGGCTGGCTGAAGGAGTATTGCGACCGCAAGGGCGCCATCCACGTCACGCGGCCGGACAATTCCCACGCCAAGGCCGGCAACATGAACCACGGCCTGACGGTCTCCTCGGGCGACTTCATCGCCATCTTCGATGCCGATTTCGTGCCCTACCGCACCTTCCTGCGGCGCACGGTGCCGTTCTTCACGGATCCGACGATCGGTATCGTCCAGACGCCGCAGCACTTCTTCAACAAGGATCCGGTCCAGTCCAACCTCAGCCTCGAGAAGGTGTGGCCGGACGAGCAGCGCCTGTTCTTCGACGAGATGGCGGCGAGCCGCGATGCCTGGGACGTCAGCTTCTGCTGCGGCTCCTGCTCGATCGCGCGGCGCTCGGCGCTCGACGAGATCGGCGGATTCCCGCACGATTCGATCACCGAGGACCTGCTCACCACCCTGGCGCTGCTCAACCGGGGCTACACGACGCGCTACCTCAACGAGCGGCTCTCGATGGGCCTCGCCGCCGAGAACCTGAAGGGCTACTTCGTCCAGCGCGGCCGCTGGTGCCGCGGCGGCATCCAGACGATCTACCTGCATAACGGCCCGTTGCGCGGCCCCGGCCTCACCCTGTTCCAGCGCTTCATGTTCCTGCCGCTGTCCTGGCTCGTCCAGTACACTGTCCGCTTCGTGATCCTGGTGGTGCCGGCGGTCTATCTCTGGACCGGCGCCGCGCCTTTGTACTTCACCGGCACGCAGGACATCGTCTGGTACCAGCTGCCGGTGCTGGCAGCCTATTTCCTGCTGATGGGCTGGCTGACGCCGACCCGCTACCTGCCGCTGGTCTCCTCGGCGGTCGGCGCCTTCGCCACCTTCCGCATTCTGCCGGTCGTGATCTCCAGCCTGGTCAAGCCGTTCGGCGTGCCGTTCCGGGTGACGCCGAAGGGCTCCGGCAACGAGGATTCGGCCTTCGACGCCTACACCTTCTTCTCGATCGCGTTCTGGATCGCCGTCACGGCGCTCGGCCTCGTCGTGAACGTCGTGCCGGAATGGTCCCGGATCGGGGAGGGGGAGTTCTCCGTCGTCTCGGCCTGGTGGGCGGTCATCAACATCGCGGTGCTGATGGTGGCGGCCCTCATCTGCTTCGAGAAGCCGAGGCCGCTCCTCGACAGCTTCGCGACGAACGAGCCGGCCCGGATCGAGCACGAGGACGCGGCCTTCGCCGGCCGCATCACCAGCCTCTCGCTCGAAGGCGGCATCGTCGAGTTCGACGGCCAGCCGGCTCTGCGGGCCGGCGATCAGGTGATCGTCGAGATGGAGCGGTTCCCGCACCTGCGCAGCACGGTCGAGGCGGTGTCGCGCCTGGCGGGGGGCGGCTTCGCCATGAAGTTCCGCTATCTGCTGGAGGGAGAGTGCCGCGACCGCATGATCGTGAAGCTCTATACCGGGCAATACTCGCAGGACATCCACGAGCTCGACAGGTCGGCGATCGCCAGTGGTCTCTGGTCCCGCATGTTCGGCCGGACCGTACGGGCGACGGCCTGA
- a CDS encoding HlyD family secretion protein, with translation MRILIGALLLGAAVLAVLPALTGYTSLDGTVNARFTVIAAPIEGVVSDTPPKVGTAVPEGTQLFRIRNERIARTAEAQLDADLGATRERLRALEGQVGTLSAIKSDLAARLKEYQQASITGVQQEIVIRQQRITAAQAQQVSAQADLVRKTTLGATGVVAGSSVEQARAASVAATSEQAIARADLERLSRQLEALRKGTFVGEGRNDVPYSQQRQDEVAIQLANVQMQARAERARIQQLERQIELERERNDRLSTAVVRVPFDGVVWRNNVVAGSNVVVGNELTRLLDCRDLFVDILVNEIDYDDIHPGATAEVRLLGSSQIIAGTVLSVRGSSAAVEEMVLAAVPPESRGKSARIRVALAPNPMQRDFANFCQVGRSVQVRIARATRRYQFLNGVKSLWFSIS, from the coding sequence ATGCGCATTCTCATCGGTGCGCTGCTGCTTGGGGCGGCGGTCTTGGCGGTTCTGCCGGCACTGACCGGCTATACCAGCCTCGACGGGACGGTGAATGCCCGCTTCACCGTGATCGCCGCGCCGATCGAGGGCGTCGTGTCCGACACGCCTCCGAAGGTCGGGACCGCCGTTCCCGAGGGTACGCAGCTGTTCCGGATCCGGAACGAGCGCATCGCCCGCACCGCAGAGGCGCAGCTGGACGCCGATCTCGGCGCGACGCGTGAGCGCCTGCGCGCCCTCGAAGGGCAGGTCGGCACGCTCTCCGCCATCAAGAGCGACCTCGCCGCGCGGCTGAAGGAATACCAGCAGGCCAGCATCACCGGCGTCCAGCAGGAGATCGTCATCCGCCAGCAGCGCATCACCGCGGCGCAGGCGCAGCAGGTCTCCGCCCAGGCGGATCTGGTCCGCAAGACGACGCTCGGTGCGACCGGCGTCGTGGCCGGCAGCTCCGTCGAGCAGGCGCGGGCGGCCTCGGTGGCGGCCACCAGCGAGCAGGCGATCGCCAGGGCCGACCTGGAGCGCCTGTCGCGGCAGCTGGAGGCGCTGCGGAAGGGCACCTTCGTCGGCGAGGGCCGCAACGACGTGCCCTATTCGCAACAGCGCCAGGACGAGGTGGCGATCCAGCTCGCCAATGTGCAGATGCAGGCGCGGGCCGAGCGCGCCCGCATCCAGCAGCTCGAGCGCCAGATCGAGCTGGAGCGCGAGCGCAACGACCGGCTCTCGACCGCGGTGGTGCGCGTGCCCTTCGACGGCGTGGTCTGGCGCAACAACGTCGTGGCCGGGTCCAACGTGGTGGTCGGCAACGAGCTGACCCGGCTCCTGGATTGCCGCGACCTGTTCGTCGACATCCTGGTCAACGAGATAGACTACGACGACATCCATCCGGGCGCGACCGCCGAGGTGCGCCTGCTGGGCAGCAGCCAGATCATCGCCGGCACCGTCCTGTCGGTGCGCGGGTCGAGCGCGGCGGTCGAGGAGATGGTGCTCGCCGCCGTCCCGCCGGAGAGCCGCGGCAAGAGCGCCCGCATCCGGGTCGCCCTCGCGCCGAACCCGATGCAGCGCGACTTCGCGAATTTCTGCCAGGTCGGCCGCTCGGTGCAGGTCCGGATCGCGCGCGCCACCCGGCGGTACCAGTTCCTGAACGGGGTGAAGAGCCTGTGGTTCAGTATCTCGTAG
- a CDS encoding protein phosphatase CheZ, translated as MAISEAIARTRQEIAEIREEQDAGRTRDELNAVVRGTEQATDTILTASEAVDALAGGIARRARDVATRDDATRDDALAIQAQMQTIFEACNFQDLTGQRIAKVVRTIVLVEERVAEMMRLWSSSTSASKPAPERRQGEDSLLNGPALPGDAAVSQDAVDAMFP; from the coding sequence ATGGCGATCTCCGAGGCGATCGCGCGGACGCGGCAGGAGATCGCCGAGATCCGGGAGGAGCAGGATGCCGGCCGCACCCGCGACGAGCTCAACGCCGTCGTGCGCGGCACCGAACAGGCCACCGACACGATCCTGACGGCCTCGGAGGCGGTCGATGCCCTCGCGGGCGGGATCGCCAGGCGGGCAAGGGACGTCGCGACCCGCGACGACGCGACCCGGGACGACGCCCTGGCCATCCAGGCCCAGATGCAGACGATCTTCGAGGCCTGCAACTTTCAGGACCTGACCGGCCAGCGGATCGCGAAGGTCGTGCGGACCATCGTCCTCGTCGAGGAGCGGGTCGCCGAGATGATGCGTCTCTGGTCGAGCTCGACCTCCGCCTCGAAGCCGGCGCCGGAGCGGCGCCAGGGCGAGGATTCCCTCCTCAACGGCCCCGCGCTGCCCGGCGACGCCGCCGTCTCGCAGGACGCCGTCGACGCGATGTTCCCCTAA